In Streptomyces violaceusniger Tu 4113, one DNA window encodes the following:
- the pyrH gene encoding UMP kinase — translation MNHGADAKQAADDKNAHGAAKHGRFMLKLSGEAFAGGGGLGVDPDVVHAIAREVAAVVRDGAEIAIVIGGGNFFRGAELQQRGMDRARSDYMGMLGTVMNCLALQDFLEKEGIDSRVQTAITMGQVAEPYIPLRAVRHLEKGRVVIFGAGMGMPYFSTDTTAAQRALEIDAQALLMGKNGVDGVYDSDPARNPDAVKFDALEYGEVITRDLKVADATAITLCRDNKLPILVFELLAEGNIARAVKGEKIGTLVSDQGSRA, via the coding sequence ATGAATCACGGCGCGGACGCCAAACAGGCCGCCGATGACAAGAACGCGCACGGTGCGGCCAAGCATGGTCGCTTCATGCTGAAGCTGTCCGGCGAGGCGTTCGCCGGAGGCGGGGGGCTCGGTGTCGACCCCGATGTCGTGCACGCCATCGCCCGCGAGGTCGCCGCCGTGGTCAGGGACGGCGCCGAGATCGCCATCGTCATCGGTGGCGGTAACTTCTTCCGCGGCGCGGAGCTGCAGCAGCGCGGTATGGACCGGGCCCGCTCGGACTACATGGGCATGCTCGGAACCGTCATGAACTGCCTCGCCCTCCAGGACTTCCTGGAAAAGGAGGGCATCGACTCCCGCGTCCAGACCGCCATCACCATGGGCCAGGTCGCGGAGCCGTACATTCCGCTGCGTGCGGTGCGCCACCTGGAGAAGGGGCGCGTGGTCATCTTCGGCGCGGGTATGGGCATGCCGTACTTCTCCACGGACACCACCGCGGCCCAGCGGGCACTGGAGATCGACGCGCAGGCCCTGCTCATGGGGAAGAACGGCGTGGACGGGGTCTATGACTCCGACCCCGCCCGCAACCCCGACGCGGTGAAGTTCGACGCCCTGGAGTACGGCGAGGTGATCACCAGGGACCTGAAGGTCGCCGACGCCACCGCGATCACCCTCTGCCGGGACAACAAGCTGCCCATCCTCGTCTTCGAGCTCCTGGCCGAAGGAAACATCGCGCGCGCGGTGAAGGGTGAGAAGATCGGCACGCTGGTGAGCGACCAGGGCTCCCGGGCCTGA
- the frr gene encoding ribosome recycling factor, with product MIEETLLEAEEKMEKAVVVAKEDFAAIRTGRAHPAMFNKIVADYYGALTPINQLASFSVPEPRMAVVTPFDKTALRNIEQAIRDSDLGVNPSNDGNIIRVVFPELTEQRRKEFIKVAKAKGEDAKISIRSVRRKAKESIDKLIKDGDVGEDEGRRAEKELDDTTAKYVAQVDELLKHKEAELLEV from the coding sequence GTGATCGAAGAGACCCTCCTCGAGGCCGAGGAGAAGATGGAGAAAGCCGTTGTGGTCGCCAAGGAGGACTTCGCCGCGATCCGCACCGGGCGTGCGCACCCGGCGATGTTCAACAAGATCGTGGCGGACTACTACGGTGCGCTGACGCCGATCAATCAGCTCGCGTCGTTCTCGGTGCCGGAGCCGCGCATGGCCGTGGTCACGCCGTTCGACAAGACCGCGCTCCGCAACATCGAGCAGGCGATCCGGGACTCGGATCTGGGTGTCAACCCGAGCAATGACGGCAACATCATCCGGGTGGTGTTCCCCGAGCTCACCGAGCAGCGCCGTAAGGAGTTCATCAAGGTCGCCAAGGCCAAGGGCGAGGACGCGAAGATCTCGATCCGTAGCGTCCGGCGCAAGGCCAAGGAGTCCATCGACAAGCTGATCAAGGACGGCGACGTCGGCGAGGACGAGGGGCGCCGCGCCGAGAAGGAGCTCGACGACACCACGGCGAAGTATGTCGCGCAGGTGGATGAGCTGCTCAAGCACAAGGAAGCCGAGCTGCTCGAGGTCTGA
- a CDS encoding phosphatidate cytidylyltransferase, giving the protein MNDSSWGAPPSAGFRAPGGQGTSPGYGWVAAPSSAGPAHEVGEAAQTRPMPTVPHAGGDSGEAADRDRGAARLSGPLFRDEREPQPGPRPPAGRPPTPPDPAPDPVSADGGARGAGAGQGKKSAGRNLRAAIGVGIGLGVIIMASLFIYKPVFVGVVAVAVVVGLWELTSRLTERKDIRVPLVPLAVGGVAMIVAGYVRGAQGAVVAVALTALAVLVWRMTEPPDNYLRDVTAGVFAAFYVPFLATFVALMLDTGDGPWRVLTFLLLTVVSDTGAYAVGWRFGKHPLAPRISPGKTREGLLGAVTFAMVAGALCMQYLIDDGVWWQGLLLGFAVAVSATLGDLGESMIKRDLGIKDMGKLLPGHGGIMDRLDSLLPTAPVAWLLLVIFVGGG; this is encoded by the coding sequence ATGAACGACTCTTCCTGGGGGGCCCCACCAAGCGCCGGATTCCGGGCACCGGGCGGTCAGGGCACCTCCCCCGGCTACGGCTGGGTGGCGGCGCCTTCTTCGGCGGGTCCCGCGCACGAGGTGGGCGAAGCGGCGCAGACTCGCCCCATGCCCACCGTGCCCCACGCAGGCGGCGACTCCGGCGAGGCCGCCGACCGTGACCGGGGGGCCGCTCGGCTGAGCGGCCCCCTCTTCCGCGACGAGCGGGAGCCGCAGCCCGGACCCCGGCCGCCCGCCGGCCGCCCGCCGACGCCCCCCGACCCCGCGCCCGACCCGGTCTCCGCCGACGGCGGTGCGCGCGGCGCCGGTGCCGGGCAGGGGAAGAAGAGTGCGGGCCGTAATCTGCGCGCCGCGATAGGGGTGGGCATCGGCCTCGGCGTGATCATCATGGCCTCGCTCTTCATCTACAAGCCCGTGTTCGTCGGCGTGGTAGCGGTCGCGGTGGTGGTCGGGCTCTGGGAGCTGACCTCGCGGCTGACCGAGCGCAAGGACATCCGGGTCCCGCTGGTGCCGCTAGCGGTCGGCGGGGTCGCCATGATCGTCGCCGGCTATGTGCGCGGTGCCCAGGGCGCGGTGGTGGCGGTGGCGCTCACGGCGCTCGCGGTGCTGGTCTGGCGGATGACCGAACCGCCCGACAACTACCTCAGGGATGTCACCGCAGGCGTCTTCGCCGCCTTCTACGTGCCGTTCCTGGCCACCTTCGTGGCGCTCATGCTCGACACCGGGGACGGCCCGTGGCGCGTCCTCACCTTCCTGCTGCTGACCGTGGTCAGCGACACGGGGGCGTACGCGGTGGGCTGGCGCTTCGGCAAGCATCCGCTGGCGCCGCGGATCAGCCCCGGCAAGACGCGCGAGGGGCTGCTGGGCGCGGTGACCTTCGCGATGGTCGCGGGCGCGCTGTGCATGCAATACCTCATCGACGACGGCGTCTGGTGGCAGGGCCTGCTGCTCGGCTTCGCCGTCGCGGTCAGCGCGACCCTGGGCGACCTCGGCGAGTCCATGATCAAGCGGGACCTCGGCATCAAGGACATGGGCAAGCTGCTGCCCGGCCATGGCGGGATCATGGACCGGCTCGACTCGCTGCTGCCCACCGCGCCGGTCGCGTGGCTGCTGTTGGTGATCTTTGTGGGCGGCGGCTGA